Proteins encoded together in one Lutra lutra chromosome 4, mLutLut1.2, whole genome shotgun sequence window:
- the TRIM63 gene encoding E3 ubiquitin-protein ligase TRIM63 isoform X2, with protein sequence MDYKSSLIQDGNPMENLEKQLICPICLEMFTKPVVILPCQHNLCRKCANDIFQAANPFWTNRVGSVSMSGGRFRCPSCRHEVIMDRHGVYGLQRNLLVENIIDIYKQECSSRPLQKGSHPMCKEHEDEKINIYCLTCEMPTCSMCKVFGAHKACEVAPLQSVFQGQKTELSNCISMLVAGNDRVQTIITQLEDSCRVTKENSHQVKEELSQKFDILYAILDEKKSELLQRITREQEEKLSFIEALIQQYREQLDKSTKLVETAIQSLDEPGGAIFLLSAKQLIKSIVEASKGCQLGKTEQGFENMDYFTLDLDHIADALRAIDFGTDEEEEEFIEEEEEDQEGEESTERKEEGHQ encoded by the exons ATGGATTATAAATCAAGCCTGATCCAGGATGGGAACCCCATGGAGAACCTGGAGAAGCAGCTGATCTGTCCTATCTGCCTTGAGATGTTTACCAAGCCGGTGGTCATCTTGCCTTGTCAACACAACCTCTGCCGGAAGTGTGCCAATGACATCTTCCAG GCTGCAAATCCCTTCTGGACCAACCGGGTTGGCTCCGTGTCCATGTCTGGAGGCCGTTTCCGCTGCCCCTCCTGCCGCCACGAGGTGATCATGGATCGTCACGGAGTGTACGGCCTGCAGAGGAATCTGCTGGTGGAGAACATCATTGATATCTACAAGCAGGAGTGCTCCAG TCGGCCCCTGCAGAAGGGCAGCCACCCCATGTGCAAGGAGCACGAGGACGAGAAAATCAACATCTACTGCCTCACGTGTGAGATGCCCACGTGCTCCATGTGCAAGGTGTTTGGGGCTCACAAGGCCTGCGAGGTGGCCCCGCTGCAGAGTGTCTTCCAGGGACAGAAG ACTGAGCTGAGTAACTGTATCTCCATGCTGGTGGCGGGGAACGACCGTGTGCAGACCATCATCACTCAGCTGGAAGACTCCTGTCGAGTGACCAAG GAGAACAGTCACCAGGTGAAGGAAGAGCTGAGCCAGAAGTTTGACATACTGTACGCCATCTTGGACGAGAAGAAGAGCGAGCTGCTACAGCGGATCACacgggagcaggaggagaagctcAGCTTCATCGAGGCTCTCATCCAGCAGTACCGGGAACAGCTGGACAAGTCCACTAAGCTGGTGGAGACGGCCATCCAGTCCCTGGACGAGCCTGGTGGGGCCATATTCCTCTTG AGTGCTAAGCAACTCATCAAAAG caTTGTGGAAGCTTCCAAGGGTTGCCAGCTGGGGAAGACAGAACAGGGCTTTGAAAACATGGACTACTTTACTTTGGACTTGGATCACATAGCAGACGCCCTTAGGGCCATCGACTTTGGGACAG atgaggaagaggaagagttcattgaagaagaagaagaagatcaggaaggggaagagtccacagagagaaaggaagaag GACACCAGTAA
- the TRIM63 gene encoding E3 ubiquitin-protein ligase TRIM63 isoform X1, translated as MDYKSSLIQDGNPMENLEKQLICPICLEMFTKPVVILPCQHNLCRKCANDIFQAANPFWTNRVGSVSMSGGRFRCPSCRHEVIMDRHGVYGLQRNLLVENIIDIYKQECSSRPLQKGSHPMCKEHEDEKINIYCLTCEMPTCSMCKVFGAHKACEVAPLQSVFQGQKTELSNCISMLVAGNDRVQTIITQLEDSCRVTKENSHQVKEELSQKFDILYAILDEKKSELLQRITREQEEKLSFIEALIQQYREQLDKSTKLVETAIQSLDEPGGAIFLLSAKQLIKSIVEASKGCQLGKTEQGFENMDYFTLDLDHIADALRAIDFGTDEEEEEFIEEEEEDQEGEESTERKEEGKKFIVCLFVQSFNTTKS; from the exons ATGGATTATAAATCAAGCCTGATCCAGGATGGGAACCCCATGGAGAACCTGGAGAAGCAGCTGATCTGTCCTATCTGCCTTGAGATGTTTACCAAGCCGGTGGTCATCTTGCCTTGTCAACACAACCTCTGCCGGAAGTGTGCCAATGACATCTTCCAG GCTGCAAATCCCTTCTGGACCAACCGGGTTGGCTCCGTGTCCATGTCTGGAGGCCGTTTCCGCTGCCCCTCCTGCCGCCACGAGGTGATCATGGATCGTCACGGAGTGTACGGCCTGCAGAGGAATCTGCTGGTGGAGAACATCATTGATATCTACAAGCAGGAGTGCTCCAG TCGGCCCCTGCAGAAGGGCAGCCACCCCATGTGCAAGGAGCACGAGGACGAGAAAATCAACATCTACTGCCTCACGTGTGAGATGCCCACGTGCTCCATGTGCAAGGTGTTTGGGGCTCACAAGGCCTGCGAGGTGGCCCCGCTGCAGAGTGTCTTCCAGGGACAGAAG ACTGAGCTGAGTAACTGTATCTCCATGCTGGTGGCGGGGAACGACCGTGTGCAGACCATCATCACTCAGCTGGAAGACTCCTGTCGAGTGACCAAG GAGAACAGTCACCAGGTGAAGGAAGAGCTGAGCCAGAAGTTTGACATACTGTACGCCATCTTGGACGAGAAGAAGAGCGAGCTGCTACAGCGGATCACacgggagcaggaggagaagctcAGCTTCATCGAGGCTCTCATCCAGCAGTACCGGGAACAGCTGGACAAGTCCACTAAGCTGGTGGAGACGGCCATCCAGTCCCTGGACGAGCCTGGTGGGGCCATATTCCTCTTG AGTGCTAAGCAACTCATCAAAAG caTTGTGGAAGCTTCCAAGGGTTGCCAGCTGGGGAAGACAGAACAGGGCTTTGAAAACATGGACTACTTTACTTTGGACTTGGATCACATAGCAGACGCCCTTAGGGCCATCGACTTTGGGACAG atgaggaagaggaagagttcattgaagaagaagaagaagatcaggaaggggaagagtccacagagagaaaggaagaaggtaaGAAATTCATCGTTTGTTTGTTCGTTCAGTCATTCAACACCACGAAATCCTGA
- the SLC30A2 gene encoding proton-coupled zinc antiporter SLC30A2 isoform X2 yields MEPTEKQHLVDARPGARSYTGSLWQEGTGWIPLPPSGLDLQAIELVTESNHYCHAQKGPGNHFDPKKERARRQLYVASAICLVFMIGEVIGGYLAHSLAVMTDAAHLLTDFASMLVSLFSLWMSSRPATKTMNFGWQRAEILGALLSVLSIWVVTGVLVFLAVERLISGDYEIEGGTMLITSGCAVAVNIIMGLTLHPSGHWHSHDPSQQQENPSVRAAFIHVIGDFLQSIGILVAAYILYFKPEYKYVDPICTFLFSILVLGTTLTILRDVILVLMEGTPKGVDFTAVRDLLLSVEGVEALHSLHIWALTVAQPVLSVHIAIAQNADGQAVLKAASTCLQGKFHFHTVTIQIEDYSEDMKNCQECQGPSD; encoded by the exons ATGGAGCCCACGGAGAAGCAGCATCTGGTGGACGCCAGGCCGGGAGCCCG GTCTTACACGGGATCTCTATGGCAGGAGGGGACTGGCTGgatccctctgcccccatctgGCCTGGACTTGCAGGCCATTGAGCTAGTCACTGAGAGTAATCATTACTGTCATGCCCAGAAGGGTCCTGGCAACCACTTCGACCCCAAGAAGGAGCGGGCACGGCGACAGCTTTATGTGGCCTCTGCCATCTGCTTGGTGTTCATGATTGGGGAAGTCATTG GTGGGTACCTAGCTCACAGCTTGGCGGTCATGACTGATGCAGCCCACTTGCTCACTGACTTTGCCAGCATGCTGGTcagcctcttttctctctggatgTCCTCCCGACCAGCCACCAAGACGATGAACTTCGGCTGGCAGCGAGCTG AGATCCTGGGAGCCCTGCTCTCTGTACTGTCCATCTGGGTCGTGACTGGAGTGCTGGTGTTCCTGGCAGTGGAGAGGCTAATCTCTGGGGACTATGAGATCGAAGGGGGGACCATGCTGATCACGTCGGGCTGCGCTGTGGCAGTGAATATCAT AATGGGGTTGACTCTTCACCCGTCTGGCCACTGGCACAGCCACGACCCCAGCCAGCAGCAGGAGAACCCCAGTGTCCGAGCTGCCTTTATCCACGTGATTGGAGACTTTCTGCAGAGCATAGGCATCTTGGTGGCGGCCTATATTTTATACTTCAAG CCAGAGTACAAGTACGTAGACCCCATCTGcaccttcctcttctccatcctgGTCTTGGGGACAACCTTGACCATTCTGAGAGATGTGATCCTGGTGCTGATGGAAG GGACCCCCAAGGGTGTGGACTTCACGGCTGTCCGGGACCTGCTGCTGTCGGTGGAAGGGGTGGAAGCCTTGCACAGCCTGCACATTTGGGCCCTGACCGTGGCCCAGCCTGTGCTGTCTGTCCACATCGCCATCG CTCAGAATGCAGATGGCCAGGCTGTGCTGAAGGCAGCCAGCACCTGCTTGCAGGGCAAGTTCCACTTCCACACCGTGACCATCCAGATCGAAGACTACTCGGAGGACATGAAGAACTGTCAGGAGTGCCAAGGCCCCTCGGACTGA
- the SLC30A2 gene encoding proton-coupled zinc antiporter SLC30A2 isoform X1, with amino-acid sequence MEPTEKQHLVDARPGARSYTGSLWQEGTGWIPLPPSGLDLQAIELVTESNHYCHAQKGPGNHFDPKKERARRQLYVASAICLVFMIGEVIGGYLAHSLAVMTDAAHLLTDFASMLVSLFSLWMSSRPATKTMNFGWQRAEILGALLSVLSIWVVTGVLVFLAVERLISGDYEIEGGTMLITSGCAVAVNIIMGLTLHPSGHWHSHDPSQQQENPSVRAAFIHVIGDFLQSIGILVAAYILYFKPEYKYVDPICTFLFSILVLGTTLTILRDVILVLMEGTPKGVDFTAVRDLLLSVEGVEALHSLHIWALTVAQPVLSVHIAIECRWPGCAEGSQHLLAGQVPLPHRDHPDRRLLGGHEELSGVPRPLGLTA; translated from the exons ATGGAGCCCACGGAGAAGCAGCATCTGGTGGACGCCAGGCCGGGAGCCCG GTCTTACACGGGATCTCTATGGCAGGAGGGGACTGGCTGgatccctctgcccccatctgGCCTGGACTTGCAGGCCATTGAGCTAGTCACTGAGAGTAATCATTACTGTCATGCCCAGAAGGGTCCTGGCAACCACTTCGACCCCAAGAAGGAGCGGGCACGGCGACAGCTTTATGTGGCCTCTGCCATCTGCTTGGTGTTCATGATTGGGGAAGTCATTG GTGGGTACCTAGCTCACAGCTTGGCGGTCATGACTGATGCAGCCCACTTGCTCACTGACTTTGCCAGCATGCTGGTcagcctcttttctctctggatgTCCTCCCGACCAGCCACCAAGACGATGAACTTCGGCTGGCAGCGAGCTG AGATCCTGGGAGCCCTGCTCTCTGTACTGTCCATCTGGGTCGTGACTGGAGTGCTGGTGTTCCTGGCAGTGGAGAGGCTAATCTCTGGGGACTATGAGATCGAAGGGGGGACCATGCTGATCACGTCGGGCTGCGCTGTGGCAGTGAATATCAT AATGGGGTTGACTCTTCACCCGTCTGGCCACTGGCACAGCCACGACCCCAGCCAGCAGCAGGAGAACCCCAGTGTCCGAGCTGCCTTTATCCACGTGATTGGAGACTTTCTGCAGAGCATAGGCATCTTGGTGGCGGCCTATATTTTATACTTCAAG CCAGAGTACAAGTACGTAGACCCCATCTGcaccttcctcttctccatcctgGTCTTGGGGACAACCTTGACCATTCTGAGAGATGTGATCCTGGTGCTGATGGAAG GGACCCCCAAGGGTGTGGACTTCACGGCTGTCCGGGACCTGCTGCTGTCGGTGGAAGGGGTGGAAGCCTTGCACAGCCTGCACATTTGGGCCCTGACCGTGGCCCAGCCTGTGCTGTCTGTCCACATCGCCATCG AATGCAGATGGCCAGGCTGTGCTGAAGGCAGCCAGCACCTGCTTGCAGGGCAAGTTCCACTTCCACACCGTGACCATCCAGATCGAAGACTACTCGGAGGACATGAAGAACTGTCAGGAGTGCCAAGGCCCCTCGGACTGACTGCCTAG
- the SLC30A2 gene encoding proton-coupled zinc antiporter SLC30A2 isoform X3: protein MEPTEKQHLVDARPGARSYTGSLWQEGTGWIPLPPSGLDLQAIELVTESNHYCHAQKGPGNHFDPKKERARRQLYVASAICLVFMIGEVIGGYLAHSLAVMTDAAHLLTDFASMLVSLFSLWMSSRPATKTMNFGWQRAEILGALLSVLSIWVVTGVLVFLAVERLISGDYEIEGGTMLITSGCAVAVNIIMGLTLHPSGHWHSHDPSQQQENPSVRAAFIHVIGDFLQSIGILVAAYILYFKPEYKYVDPICTFLFSILVLGTTLTILRDVILVLMEGTPKGVDFTAVRDLLLSVEGVEALHSLHIWALTVAQPVLSVHIAIGPE from the exons ATGGAGCCCACGGAGAAGCAGCATCTGGTGGACGCCAGGCCGGGAGCCCG GTCTTACACGGGATCTCTATGGCAGGAGGGGACTGGCTGgatccctctgcccccatctgGCCTGGACTTGCAGGCCATTGAGCTAGTCACTGAGAGTAATCATTACTGTCATGCCCAGAAGGGTCCTGGCAACCACTTCGACCCCAAGAAGGAGCGGGCACGGCGACAGCTTTATGTGGCCTCTGCCATCTGCTTGGTGTTCATGATTGGGGAAGTCATTG GTGGGTACCTAGCTCACAGCTTGGCGGTCATGACTGATGCAGCCCACTTGCTCACTGACTTTGCCAGCATGCTGGTcagcctcttttctctctggatgTCCTCCCGACCAGCCACCAAGACGATGAACTTCGGCTGGCAGCGAGCTG AGATCCTGGGAGCCCTGCTCTCTGTACTGTCCATCTGGGTCGTGACTGGAGTGCTGGTGTTCCTGGCAGTGGAGAGGCTAATCTCTGGGGACTATGAGATCGAAGGGGGGACCATGCTGATCACGTCGGGCTGCGCTGTGGCAGTGAATATCAT AATGGGGTTGACTCTTCACCCGTCTGGCCACTGGCACAGCCACGACCCCAGCCAGCAGCAGGAGAACCCCAGTGTCCGAGCTGCCTTTATCCACGTGATTGGAGACTTTCTGCAGAGCATAGGCATCTTGGTGGCGGCCTATATTTTATACTTCAAG CCAGAGTACAAGTACGTAGACCCCATCTGcaccttcctcttctccatcctgGTCTTGGGGACAACCTTGACCATTCTGAGAGATGTGATCCTGGTGCTGATGGAAG GGACCCCCAAGGGTGTGGACTTCACGGCTGTCCGGGACCTGCTGCTGTCGGTGGAAGGGGTGGAAGCCTTGCACAGCCTGCACATTTGGGCCCTGACCGTGGCCCAGCCTGTGCTGTCTGTCCACATCGCCATCG GGCCCGAGTGA